In Glycine max cultivar Williams 82 chromosome 10, Glycine_max_v4.0, whole genome shotgun sequence, the DNA window CTCTCATAAACATAAGGGGTCTTATACTTGAAAATGGTATAGAAATTGATGGAGGAGAATGGATGGAAAAaggacataaaaaaaaaaggatttctaATATACTCAAACTTAGGATGTATTTATTAGAGAGCTCTAAGTTTCCAGGATGGTGTCTTTTCTCCTTGGTTGGACTCCCTTATTATAGTTGTTGGAGTGGACTTGAGCTTCATGCTAAAAATCtccttattcatattttttatattttctggatcttttttgcttttaatccttcattttcatatctgcaagctataaaaaaaaaatactaattcctaacatttaaaccaaaaataattgttaaataaatatttttaaagatatttttaatatatttttattataaaaaaataactcatatttaacaGGTATCAATATGTGTCATAAAAAGTATTCATTTTCTACATTGAGTTCAAAatcgatgaaaaaaaaatcactttttacaTTGATTTCTATCCTAATCAATGCTGAAAGTAATCACTTTGTACATTGCTTAAAGCATTAATAATGTAGAagctaagtattttttttttctttactattctttctattttatgttCATCTTAACCTATATATAATCATACATAGTATGCCAATTTTAGGTTTCTACCAATGATGTCAGGtttatgttcatatatatacatcatatatcataaaatcaaaatcaaaatcacgataaataaaattataaatcataaattcaCAAGAgacacacaaaaatatttttaacatgaaaAATCTTTCAACACGATAAAAAATCTCAAGTCGTCCTGATCAAAGAAATAactctattattattaataaaggaTATAAAAAAGTTTCCAACAATTACAAAAAGAATACATACAATGATTCAAAGTAAACCAATCACAAAGCTTATAAAATGAGAAACAAGAACATAGAATATTTATTCACAAATCTCTCGCTAAATTATGAGGGAATTGAATAGAAAAATTCCCTCCCTAGACCCTCTCTAAATCACAAGAGATTAGAGAGAAAATTATTCTGTCGTGAAATTTTCGGTAATTAACAAGGGACCAGCGGCTAACTTTTGCTTACTCATAATTCCCTTGCAAAAGTGGTTCATTATTTTAGCGAGGAGTTAATTCCCTCGCAAAAGCTTCATATATGAACAAGTGCCCTCTCTCTGCAAACCTGCGAAAGATGATTCAACCTTTGAAAGAAAAGAATCACATATGTTGAACATGTTGTCCAAAAATCTATCTCATCTAATGATGCACAAATCTTCAGTTGCAATTCGAATTTTTGCTATTTGGTGGGTATGTGAACTGCACTAtgacttttcttcttctttttcctttctttgttTGCTGCTGTAAATTTGCTAAAGTCCCTATTATAAAACAAACTAAATGATTTGCAACAGAAAAAGATGGATTTAACTTTAAAAACCTAGAAAGAACTTTTAGGATAAATAAAAACAACCTTGTACCGCGAGAAATGTTTATGCTTGAAAGAGAATTGGAAGACAAACTATTAAAGACCCTAAATGATActtaacacacaaaaaaaatacccaATTTTAGGTCTAAAAGAGTCTAAAATCAATTCCATGGTCATCAATGCACAACATTTTATTGTGTGTCATTTAATCATAACAAATtgacaacaaaagattgaaGTTTGATCTTTAGTTTGAGCATAAAATTGCAACTAAATCtatcattttatctttaaaatgtgTTGTTCTAGTAAGAAAAGAATGAGTTGAATGTCAAATAGAAACCCAAATGTctcaggattaaaaaaatagtgagtcaatctttttttttttgtgacaaacttgatttatttttGGGCCAGTCACGTTTTACTACTTCTAATTATAGAGGGAAACACTGAATTACGTTGCGCACTTTATACTTACCTAATGAGCTGGTGGTCCTTAATCTAATTAACTACGCGCCATGTGAAATGGGTTTATTATGTTTGAGGTGATGATGTCACTGTCTAAGTTAACACCAGCTCAGCAATACGTTGATGACTCCTTTTGCTTGAATAATCTAATGAGGAATACACAAGAGAAAGTGGGaatgtatataattaatatatatttgaaatcaaTTCAACTAATACATGCACCAAACCACCCCctacttatatataaaattcgATTAAATATCAAGCTTGATTAAAGTCAAATGCTATCAACACACAATTTGCTACTTCTCTTGTAAGAAAAATTTCAGTCAActacatttatttataaaaaaaaactatatatatatgaaattaatcaatttttaatttggaaGAAACGATTCCTTTCCCGTGCCTTAGTTACTTTCCTAGCAATACCTGTTGAAGGTCGTAGGTTTTAGCCACAACAAAATTTCTGGTTTTGGCAACGTATTCTTAACAATTTGCAAGTTGCACATGAGATTTGTCGTCATTAATTTAGATTTAACAATTATTATCTGATTTTTCAATATCGGTTTGGTAATTGTCAACCCATCTTCTACAATTCCAAGCCACATTTATGTCAAACAAGAGTAATCATTTTGGAAAGATGTAATCCTACAAAGAAAACCcctaacatatataaaaaatatttattgctactactactaataataataataataaaaataataataataattagtaaaaataagATTCTCTCACTTTCCCTCTATATCTCCAAATCCCCATCTGTCCCTACCAGGTCTGCTCCATTATCAATTTCGTTGCAACATAATTCAGGGTTGTGTAGCGTGACTTAGTTCATTTTCGTGCATCAATTTATATACTACGATTAATTATTTCAGTATTTCTGAATTATCATTCCCAATGACTCGGAAAAATCAACGAAGTGCATGGAATACGTAGTTCGTTCTGCGCAACAAAACTATGTTCTGGTTTTGCATGACACTTTGCAATTTGCAAGTGGCTTTATCCACgtcaaatattatattatggAGTTTCCTATCGTTGATTATTATATCTTTGATATATAAGATTATCTTTTCATTGCCTAAGCGAGGAGAAGTTGCCAAGTTTGCCTGGGAGTTGAGAGGATGACAAGCACGAACTCCACACAGAAGATAGGATATATTAAAACTTCACAATGATTTTGTTAACATTTTCACAAGATATAAGATTTACATGTGGGCCAGGCATACTTTCCTTggcttaaattataattataattataactataattaaTAACATAGCTTATACATGCAATGCATTCCAGCTGTTTGAGATTTACATGTCGTATACGTAGCCGTAGGTTATATTATACTTATATACACTTATCAAATAAGAGTTATGTTATcagtataataaattttataatattatttttttatctctttttattatattaattattttatctcattttctcCTTCTTATTCCTCTCTTTTGTtgtataaacatatttttttcatgaaaaagaagaatatgCTTGAATATGCGTGTcaacaaattaatatactatTAGATGAGGCCCAGAAATAATCAAATGAATAATGTTCTTAGTAGTAGGTGACATAAACTATATAATAAACGACCTAGGAGGAGGCCGGAGgtaattcaattataattaattgaaagcCTGAATGTAATCCCTCAAGCTAGTTTGGCTCTATATCTATTAGCTGGATACCATATTATGTATGAGTGTATAAAGATTTTTCTAGCATCGAACTATATATATTAGGTAGCTATACCGTTTATATATTGGTGCATAATATTATGAGTGGATAAAGATTTTTCTGGCGTCGATCTATATATATTAGCTAGCTACCATTTTTATTGGTGCTTGATATTAATCTTTTtggataaatattttcttttgcctcGACCTATATCTTTttttgatatataaaaatttaggaAAGAGAATACGCCTTATATGAAGATAGGAAAAGCCtcgacacttttttttttgtcaacaaaaGTCTCCACACTTTTTTTAACGAGAAATTTGTATTTACCTCaattaaaaaagagagtaaaagTTCAAACTAGCATAACAATAAAACGAACACGTGAGTATCCGTTTAACTCTGTCTCGATTTTAATGGGAAAAATCTACTTTGATTAAAGTTAGGAATTGATTTGGATTATTTAGAAAAACGGGGTCTAGTATGTCACTCCCACCTTGTTTTTGCCCCATCCCTCTATGAAtatatctctatatatatattttatatataattttattattatacataatatatatgtaattattaattatataattattttcatatttttttattattttagtaattaaatatataatattataattataatactaattaaatgaaaaaactaaatattataCATTTAACTAAACTATAATTCATTTCATAAATATCTTTACGTTATggattctttatatatatatatatatatatatatatatatatatatatatatatatattttgtttgaattaaaatataattaataattaatgatttaatttataaacaaatacatttttaaaaaatatgatatgacCTTTccgtgaatttttttaaaacccttacaatctaataaaaatgaggttgatttttttttccgtcTTTTATAAACTCAAATCCGACCCTATCCCATCTTTTATAAACTCAAATCCAAACCTATCCCACCTTTTATGAAAATGGGAATAATCAAACCTACATAAtctattaaatacaaaattttatcttactCCATTGGACTAATCCTTGGAGTTCAAATTCCTCTATATTTTGGAGTTATTTTGAGTTTTCACCGATAAATGTCAAATCAATGATGATGAACTTAGTCAAGAAAGAAAACTTgctcgattttttttttcatgagatttAAATCAAGCTGTTATTTAAacgaaattaattttcttaccaTTAAAGTATATCAAGTGTCGGTGCAAATAGGTAAATTTAATAGTAACATAATATAGgtgataaaagtataaaattgtgagaaaataaattttgtagagacaacataaaataattttatacttacatctaactataaataaagatgtatgatgatataatatgtttgttgacttttataataattattttaaaagtcatactaATGATGATTTCCAAATGgttaacaatataaatttttacattgaCATTATATGATCATTAAACTCTTacactatttatataattttatttaataattgaaattctttttttgacagataataatttaaatttttaaaaactatttcatgacattatgtcaaaatttttattatggTTTAAAATTTCAATCTTTGTCATtgccattttcattttttctaaataaaaagtttcttcaaacaaaacaaataaaccaATGTCATAACTTTGAAATTGGtccttaaaaataactttaaaattggttcataaaaggttaaattattattttgttcttttatatttaagtttttttttctagtttgatcctttaagtttcaaaattttcattttagtccttacatTCAAAAATATTAGATATGTCAACGGAAAAGTGTATTGtatatgttaacattgattaagATGATGATGTAACAAGTTAATTGAAATAAGGCCATTTTAAATGGTTCTAATTtggtcttttatgttttttgaatgattttattttgatctatCAAGTATGTGAAATGGTACATTTTGATCGTACAAGTTACATATGGATGATGTAAGAGTATAGTGTATGTACCAAAATTGTTTTCAATTAGATGTGTTGGAtgcaataatatatttattatttttagttttttagcaTTATTAATTGACTTATGTGTAGGTGAAAATCATTTTGAAGCTAGATACATTAGTTATATACATACCTGCACATAAGTAAATCAATTGTTAATgctaagaaaatttaaaataataaatacattacaacattcaacacaaaaacaaacttaGTGAACCGATGTTGTGTGTTGTGTTGCAGCATAATCAATCTCTAATGTCTTCTTAATCCTAAGTAAGACACTATCTTTTCAAGTAGGATATTTAATTTTGGCAACCCTCCACAATATTTGCTTCAACATCAAACTATGAAAGTGTTACCTAAAATTATTGTACACACACATGTACCCACTAAGACAAAACCAATGCCactatttttgtaagaatgttATTAATTGCATTCACTAACCTTGACATCATATGCAACTATTAAGatcaaaatgtattattttgcaAACTTAATGGATTAAaatgaaatcattttaaaaacttaaaatatcaaaatgaaattattttaaaaaaacataaagaattaaaatgaaattatttaaaatgatgtCATTTCAATTAATatgttacattattattttaatcagcATTAACAGACACACgttgtattttttgttaatatatttaacGTTTCTActtaaaatgatcaaaataaaattatttaaaaatataaaagatcaaaatgatacttttaaaatttaaaagaatcaaaataaaaaacactaaaatataaaacaacaaaataataatttaaccttTATAAAACAAACACGTCTAATTAACTAACGGGGCCAAATCGGTGCCCTTGTTTAAGGCAAAAGTACTGTTTGCTCACCAATATGCTTGCCCTTCCAAATTCCAATTAGACCAAAGGGGGAGGTGTGCTTCACGATTCCAGTTCCAAAGTTTGGTCAATGTCATAATATGTGTTCcctaaaacataaattattattgctAATCACTAATTATTTAGCTTTGTCTTTCGTCTTATGTGCCCGATTCTTTGCATGGTGTTGTTTCTATCTTGGCCCACCTCATCTTAATATTGTATGAACAATTACAAACAGTACttcataatattttaagttCTGCCATGCATACTATCAAGTCTTCACTGGTTTTCTGTTAGCTatttcattatcattattatttcttCTGAGCACCAAATTAAGTCTTTTcttattaacaatttaatatgaCTGGGGAGAGTTGATCATTTCCGTAAAAAAGCGTACAATTAATTGAAAGTGGAAACTACAATTCCTTATCCATATAACTCTTTTATagtaaaattctatttaacattatatggctagaaagaaaagtaaaaatgttGCAACcaaatttataagagaaaaaacatgataagataatttttatataatcattcaatcataaattacatatataataaatatttattaatttttacaataattattttaaagtcataaaaattacaaatgataatatatttcACATAGTAATTCATAGccattaaacttattttataatgttGAGAAGTAATATTTTAGTGTTGAATCTAATTTTAAACACGTATACAATACATCTAGTAGTGCTTTTTAATTGACTATTCGATGCTTAGCACCTACACTTATTCCTTAACTTCTATTAGTCTTTCTGGCGGCAAGCAAATATGGAGTATTCTATTTTCCCACGCTTTTAGAATTTCAGGTGCTTAGTGCCAATGTTTGTTCTTCatccttctttcctttaacACTCAAGTGCTTAGAAGCTTTTatacttcaatttctttttcccTTGCATGAATAAAGTACACAATCCTTGAGCCATTATAGTTCTCAATTTCGTTTAAATCCTTGGTTCACTAAGGCacacaatttttatttctaattattctcattatatatttcaatttcaatcaatTCTGATTAATGTCCTCCTAAAAATACCTATAGAAATTCATGAAGATTGTTTGACAATGGCAACTAGTGGATGTAAATAATCTGGTAGGTTGGCGAAAGAAGGGAAGCGATGAGCACGTTCAAATGAGAGTCCAGCCCAATTGCATTTTAGCCCAATCAGTGTAGGTTTCGACCCAAAACCAAATTTCGATGCAAGTAAAGTAACGTAATTGACGGTAGTTTTGCTTTTGTGGTGAACGTGTTAATGAAAAGTGAAatggtttttctttgaaaatcatCGTGTCATAAGGGTTAATTCATAATATAActccttagtttttttttttttttttatattgtagccttattaaaattttaatttttcttattcaccaccaaaaagttaatttttcttaattctttagTCTTATGAAGCCTATAAAACGATAAGCCTATAATTCAAATCCGAACATTATACAGAAAGTTGACTTCACCTTTATTCTTACTATTATCACTGATAACTAAgatattttttgcttttatgTAATATGTGTTTGAGAAGtcattttaattagatttttttattagttaaaaagttTAGTTGATTGTCtgataaatagatttttttaatagtttttagcgtttaacatttttttaaacattaacttctagttattaatattttatatttttttcttttttatccttaaatatttattatattttttttaatcttttctattcaagttaattttttttaagttcataTTTTTTCGCTACTTTATAATGTTTATCACACACTTATGCTTCAATAAGATGGCTGGAAATAACTTTTCGGTTTCGAGCTTTTCATTAGCTTTTCAGCTTTCAGTTTGTAGTTTGACTTTATAGCTATGTTTTGTCAAACATAACCTTAGTTATGGGTGTTATTAGTTTTCAAGTTTGAAAATCATTTGTAAAACTTTTTAAGTTGCCCTTCTATGAAACAGAGAGCTGATATAGCACCATAAGTCCATAACTATATTATGACATATTCCAACTATTGTGATATATTTTAGAATGCCTATACCCTAtccattcttttcatttttgggGTCAATTATGAAATctcatgtataattttttattaacaaggACTACAAAAGCACATAACTCTAGATGAATACTATCATTAGTTGCAGTAACAgcaatagtttttatttttcctttacaaCTGAATTGAAAACAGGTTTTGATATCTATAGGGAAGAGGACCTTGTATATCTAATCTGTCAAGAGTTATATTATATTACAGACATTAGTATTGATATGATCCCatcattgaaagaaaaaaaaaatgtacaagcCAGCTCATAATTACCAGTAAAACAACTCTCATCATGGAACATTTTTCAACCAAAGAATAATGTCTAAATAAACTTTCTTCATTGGCTATATCTCAATGTACAACATTCATACATAGGGTGAGATGGTCCATTCCACAAGCTCCTCTATATTTACTTTGCAGTAGGCAAAAGGGGGTCTCTAGCAGCAGAGTTACCAGGTTTCCCTCTCAAATTTGATAGAACCAAATACAAGAATCCTGCAGAAAAGAAGCTTACAAACCATGCATTGTTGTAGATCACAACAAAAGTGTTAGGAACTGAAGTTGCAATTCCAACTTTCTGCAAGAAACCAGGAACCACAGGTAAAACTCCAACAACTAGTGCCAGAATAGCAGCCACATTAAACCCTCTTGAATACCTATATGCCCCATAAGGACTCCTAGAGTACAAGTCACTAACattcaaatttgttttctgTACAATATAGTAATCAGCTAGAACAATCCCTGCAATAGGACCCATCAAAGCAGAATATCCAACTAGCCAAGTATAAACAAAGCTCTCACTTGACTTCAAAAGCCTCCAAGGCTGAAATGCAATCCCAAGTAGTGCAGTTAGAAGTGCTCCTCTTCTAAAGGTGAACCATTTAGGACTTAGATTCACAAGAGCATTTGCTGGTGCCACAACATTGGCAGCAATATTGGTGGTGATAATTGCAAGGCTTATACCAAGGATTGCAACGATCTTAGTTGTGAGGCCACCAATTTGACCAAGAAGCAGAATTGGGTCAGAAATAACTTGACCAAATATCACTTTTGTGGATGAAGTAACAGCTAGACCAACAAATGTGAATGCCCCCATAAAGATGGGAAGTCCAATTTGACCAATAACTTGATCCTTCTGGCTCTTAGCATATCTAGTGAAATCAGGAATGTTAATAGCCACAGTGGCCCAAAAGCTTATATTGGCAgtaagagaaggaaaaaaaacagaCCAGAATTCTGAAGTAGAAAGCCTAGAAGACAAAGAGAGCATGTGACCAATTCCACCAGCTTTGACACAAGACCAAATAAGAAGACAAGAAGTGAGAGCAACCAATATTGGAGCTGAGTACTTCTCAAGCTTTCGAATGCCATCAATTCCCTTCCAAACAAAGGCCAATTGAGCAACCCAAAAGACCAAAAAGCAAGCAAATTCAAGAGGGGAAGTGCCAAGCCAAGGTAGAGACTGAGACAATGAAGTAGCTTCCTTCATTGCCTTCGgcaagagaaggaaaattgcCTCTCCACCAATCCAAGACTCAATACCATACCAACCACAACCAATAAGTGCCCTTATAAGGGTAGGAACATGAGCACCATTGATCCCA includes these proteins:
- the LOC100500225 gene encoding nucleobase-cation symporter1 family protein, whose protein sequence is MVVSKCLSLTLHVPTHPSTPFLTPPSKKTPTLSYSFTHFSFQTKLNKAFPTSYNHSLTKHFPMKCSNSSSYTSPPDFELESDDPTLTNEDLKPTTPSQRTFSGFEIASLWVGLVVGVPSYYLAGSLVDLGMAWWQGIATVVAANMILLVPLVLTGHAGTRYGISFPVLVRSSFGINGAHVPTLIRALIGCGWYGIESWIGGEAIFLLLPKAMKEATSLSQSLPWLGTSPLEFACFLVFWVAQLAFVWKGIDGIRKLEKYSAPILVALTSCLLIWSCVKAGGIGHMLSLSSRLSTSEFWSVFFPSLTANISFWATVAINIPDFTRYAKSQKDQVIGQIGLPIFMGAFTFVGLAVTSSTKVIFGQVISDPILLLGQIGGLTTKIVAILGISLAIITTNIAANVVAPANALVNLSPKWFTFRRGALLTALLGIAFQPWRLLKSSESFVYTWLVGYSALMGPIAGIVLADYYIVQKTNLNVSDLYSRSPYGAYRYSRGFNVAAILALVVGVLPVVPGFLQKVGIATSVPNTFVVIYNNAWFVSFFSAGFLYLVLSNLRGKPGNSAARDPLLPTAK